In the Sinorhizobium garamanticum genome, one interval contains:
- a CDS encoding aspartate aminotransferase family protein, with translation MSTQVIVQPKPVQNAFDRFYAGSRGAPGTFKVSHGKGIFFWDTNGKRYLEGSSGALVVNLGHGNARVRDAMIDQANRISYSAFCSESTDTLCKMIADLAGPGFDQAFPVSGGSEAVESAIKLARQYAVASGQPKRWKILARMPGYHGATLGAAAVTGDPDRDEMFGPIMQIMPKVPAPLSYRLPEGFDVSSYADYCADALEQQILAEGEETVLAFIMEPVGGVATGALVAPDNYYSKVREICDRYGVLLIFDEVMCGAGRTGTFLAAHHWPNALPDLVVCAKGLAAGYTPLGAMIAPNRIVDKVAESGGFLHGHTYAGNPLSSAIGVAVLKEMLDQDLMGNATRMGVVLRRKLHALKDRSTTVGDVRGIGLMNAVEIVEDQATKAIFPAAKKASYRVSEIARELGLHLYARRTASGKFGEWFMAAPPLIITEPEIDLFMELLTETFRVFESEDR, from the coding sequence ATGTCCACTCAGGTTATCGTTCAACCGAAACCCGTTCAGAATGCATTCGACAGGTTCTACGCCGGCTCACGCGGAGCCCCCGGAACGTTCAAGGTGTCGCATGGGAAGGGTATCTTCTTCTGGGATACCAACGGCAAGCGCTATCTCGAGGGTTCATCCGGCGCGCTCGTTGTCAATCTCGGCCATGGGAACGCGCGTGTCCGCGATGCGATGATCGACCAGGCCAATCGCATCAGCTATTCCGCGTTTTGCAGTGAATCAACCGATACGCTCTGCAAGATGATCGCGGACCTCGCGGGCCCAGGGTTCGATCAGGCTTTTCCCGTTTCCGGCGGTTCGGAAGCAGTCGAATCTGCCATCAAGCTCGCGCGCCAATACGCCGTGGCCAGCGGACAGCCGAAGCGCTGGAAAATCCTTGCGCGCATGCCAGGATATCACGGCGCGACACTTGGCGCCGCTGCTGTCACCGGCGATCCGGACCGGGACGAGATGTTCGGCCCGATCATGCAGATAATGCCCAAGGTGCCAGCGCCACTGAGCTATCGCCTCCCTGAAGGCTTCGACGTTAGTTCCTATGCCGACTACTGCGCGGACGCGCTCGAACAGCAGATCCTTGCGGAAGGCGAGGAGACGGTGCTCGCCTTCATCATGGAGCCGGTCGGCGGTGTCGCGACCGGCGCGTTGGTTGCGCCGGATAATTATTATTCCAAAGTCCGGGAGATTTGCGATCGCTATGGCGTTTTGCTGATCTTCGATGAGGTGATGTGTGGCGCCGGCCGAACCGGAACCTTCCTCGCCGCTCATCATTGGCCGAACGCTCTGCCCGACCTCGTCGTCTGCGCCAAAGGCTTGGCCGCCGGTTATACGCCACTTGGCGCCATGATCGCCCCCAACAGGATCGTGGACAAGGTCGCCGAGTCCGGCGGTTTCTTGCACGGCCACACCTATGCCGGGAATCCCCTCTCCTCGGCAATTGGTGTCGCGGTTCTCAAGGAGATGCTCGACCAAGATCTGATGGGCAATGCCACGCGGATGGGCGTTGTGTTGCGCCGAAAGCTCCACGCACTGAAGGATCGGAGCACCACCGTCGGCGACGTGCGGGGAATAGGCCTGATGAACGCGGTGGAGATCGTTGAGGACCAGGCAACCAAGGCGATTTTCCCCGCAGCCAAGAAGGCGTCCTATCGCGTTTCGGAGATCGCCCGCGAACTCGGGCTGCATCTCTACGCGCGCCGCACCGCCAGCGGAAAGTTCGGGGAATGGTTTATGGCAGCTCCTCCGCTCATCATAACCGAGCCGGAAATCGATCTCTTCATGGAGCTTCTCACCGAGACGTTCCGGGTTTTTGAGAGCGAGGACCGATGA
- a CDS encoding M81 family metallopeptidase, producing the protein MPELSKPYRILVARFCHESHRLNPRPTDEELFVVERGHDILRTPAGVLKGLTDTLAAAGANIEPVFSANGGAGGLVDHDFYVRMREELLVAVRRIKPDAIGLDLHGAMGTTETPDAEGDLLQALRHVVGPNVPIGIGLDLHGHITPRMLDNTDICIACKENPHSDFVECGQKVAELLLEQLEGRLKPVTVSARVPMILPGAAETGSGPLAEIHAKAREYAAQQPSIKDISIYNVFRFTDDDEIGQVVTILSDGSGADTPSIAVDLATRFWVERERFKDDLLTVEEVFERVRSSPDKRPFAIGDMGDRVAAGAPGDGTILLSAALDGYPELSGAVPITDPVAAAQAIEAGVGATVKLSVGAGFTPGFTPRLITGRVEHVSDGNFVVAGIVGRGDPSAMGPTAVLRVDDRIQVLLTTKPADTTDPAAFTSQNVVIEDLDFIIVKSGFHFVANFDGLATPVLVNTPGVGYYRRNQFDYQKARFWPEHDIANPEITARQHSIGTS; encoded by the coding sequence GTGCCAGAATTATCAAAACCTTATCGCATTCTTGTTGCCCGTTTCTGCCACGAATCCCACAGGCTGAACCCAAGGCCCACCGACGAGGAACTCTTCGTGGTGGAACGTGGCCACGATATTCTGCGAACGCCAGCTGGCGTGCTGAAGGGACTGACTGACACGCTCGCCGCCGCCGGCGCAAATATCGAGCCAGTTTTCTCGGCAAATGGAGGCGCCGGCGGCCTTGTCGATCATGATTTCTACGTGCGTATGCGTGAGGAACTTTTGGTTGCGGTTCGACGCATCAAGCCTGATGCAATCGGCCTGGACCTTCATGGCGCGATGGGCACGACGGAAACGCCGGATGCTGAGGGCGACCTTCTTCAAGCGCTTCGCCACGTCGTCGGCCCCAACGTGCCGATCGGCATCGGCCTAGACCTTCATGGCCATATCACGCCTCGCATGCTCGATAACACCGATATTTGTATCGCCTGTAAGGAAAACCCTCATTCGGACTTCGTCGAATGTGGGCAGAAAGTCGCAGAACTGCTGCTCGAGCAGCTTGAGGGACGGCTAAAGCCAGTCACGGTATCGGCGCGGGTACCCATGATCCTGCCCGGTGCGGCTGAAACCGGCTCCGGGCCGCTGGCCGAAATCCATGCAAAAGCACGCGAATACGCGGCCCAGCAACCATCGATCAAGGATATCTCGATCTATAACGTGTTCCGCTTTACCGATGATGACGAAATCGGCCAGGTTGTCACCATTCTGAGCGATGGCTCAGGTGCCGACACGCCTTCCATCGCGGTGGATCTTGCGACCCGCTTCTGGGTTGAACGCGAGCGTTTCAAGGACGACCTTCTGACGGTTGAGGAGGTCTTTGAGCGTGTGCGGAGTTCGCCGGATAAACGGCCATTTGCGATCGGCGATATGGGCGACCGGGTCGCTGCGGGCGCGCCGGGAGACGGCACGATTTTGCTTTCCGCAGCGCTCGATGGTTATCCAGAACTGAGCGGTGCAGTACCTATTACCGATCCCGTCGCAGCGGCTCAAGCTATAGAGGCTGGTGTAGGTGCTACCGTTAAATTGTCTGTCGGAGCGGGGTTCACGCCGGGGTTCACGCCTCGATTGATCACCGGGCGAGTTGAACACGTGAGCGATGGAAATTTTGTTGTGGCGGGTATTGTTGGCAGGGGCGACCCTAGTGCCATGGGACCAACCGCCGTTCTGAGGGTGGATGACCGCATCCAGGTGCTACTGACCACAAAGCCGGCCGACACTACCGATCCAGCTGCTTTTACAAGCCAGAACGTGGTTATCGAAGATCTTGATTTCATAATCGTGAAGTCAGGTTTCCACTTTGTTGCGAACTTCGATGGGCTAGCTACACCAGTGCTCGTGAACACTCCCGGCGTTGGCTACTACAGAAGAAATCAGTTCGACTACCAAAAAGCGCGCTTCTGGCCAGAACACGACATTGCCAATCCCGAAATCACCGCCCGTCAGCATTCTATCGGCACTTCCTAG
- a CDS encoding SDR family oxidoreductase, which produces MLCCQLAAPTMAARDSIGERALRKIAGTSYVASKAALAGLARSVVAPKDIMFNTEALGRILTETASPPDRTAPVTRPALSRLSSGRLGRPQDVGGEPAFLASDQASFVNDAITDANGGEFVAVGSLPIT; this is translated from the coding sequence ATGCTCTGCTGCCAGTTGGCTGCACCGACCATGGCCGCCCGAGACTCGATCGGGGAAAGGGCATTACGAAAAATCGCGGGCACAAGCTACGTCGCGTCGAAGGCAGCGCTTGCAGGTTTGGCCCGATCGGTCGTCGCCCCAAAAGACATCATGTTCAATACCGAGGCACTCGGGCGCATTCTAACCGAGACGGCCAGTCCACCGGACCGGACCGCCCCCGTAACCAGGCCCGCGCTGTCACGGCTTTCGTCCGGTCGTCTAGGGCGCCCTCAGGACGTCGGCGGCGAACCGGCGTTTCTTGCCTCTGATCAAGCCAGCTTCGTCAATGACGCGATCACCGACGCCAACGGCGGCGAGTTTGTTGCCGTCGGATCTCTCCCCATAACTTGA
- a CDS encoding ABC transporter substrate-binding protein — MTITRREILKTGLAAGTALSIPTILRAQTSQADTRTVRMVTPDLTVFDPILSRTTVTRTHALAIYDTLFELDSKRILRPQMVEKWGVSEDKKTYTFELRDGLNFHDGGAVTAADCVASIRRWGQVDAGGKLIMARAKDISKKDEKTFAINLKEPLGNLINMLVEGNYLPIMREKDADRPATEQVTENVGSGPFKFNDALAKPGASFTYDRNEKYVPCNEPSDGFAGGKVVKVDRVVWQNIADPQTAVAALQAGEVDFVEEPPADLYPLIESDPNLELQVLNKRGSTMFVRMNFLQPPFNNVKARRAMLHLIDQETFLRVMYPDPRYTETELSIFGNSPLYSNDENTGWYKKGGDPERAKQLFQEGGYAGEKIVILQPTDWPEASNASQLLADMLRKIGCNAELAPMSYSELTKRRANKGSIEDGGWNIFISDYSGASPISNPFLLANGEQAWWGWPKDDDYEALRAKWIEVETLEERQALAREMQKVWWDFVGGVLLGRAIRPTAHRKALTGLIEIPIGSAFAMWDMQKASA, encoded by the coding sequence ATGACAATCACTAGACGCGAGATTCTCAAGACAGGTTTGGCCGCCGGAACGGCGTTATCAATACCGACAATCCTTCGGGCGCAGACATCACAGGCGGACACGCGGACGGTCCGGATGGTGACGCCGGACCTCACGGTCTTCGATCCTATTTTATCGAGGACTACCGTCACACGCACGCATGCTTTAGCGATTTACGACACTCTTTTCGAACTCGATTCCAAACGGATTCTGCGTCCGCAAATGGTGGAAAAGTGGGGCGTTTCCGAGGACAAGAAGACCTATACTTTCGAGCTCCGCGATGGCCTCAACTTCCACGACGGGGGGGCCGTCACTGCGGCGGACTGTGTGGCCTCGATACGACGTTGGGGCCAGGTGGACGCCGGTGGAAAACTGATCATGGCCAGGGCCAAGGATATCTCGAAAAAGGACGAGAAGACCTTCGCAATCAATCTTAAGGAGCCATTGGGGAATCTAATTAATATGCTGGTGGAGGGGAATTACCTACCGATCATGCGGGAGAAAGATGCAGATCGTCCCGCTACCGAGCAGGTGACCGAGAATGTCGGATCCGGGCCATTCAAGTTCAATGACGCTCTAGCCAAGCCGGGCGCAAGCTTCACCTACGACCGCAATGAAAAGTATGTACCATGCAATGAGCCGTCTGACGGATTCGCCGGCGGAAAGGTCGTCAAGGTTGATCGCGTCGTCTGGCAGAATATCGCCGATCCACAGACTGCCGTTGCGGCGCTCCAAGCGGGAGAGGTCGATTTCGTTGAAGAACCGCCAGCCGATCTTTATCCGCTGATCGAAAGCGATCCCAATCTGGAACTCCAGGTTCTAAACAAGCGGGGTAGTACAATGTTCGTGCGCATGAATTTTCTGCAGCCGCCGTTCAACAATGTCAAAGCGCGCCGGGCGATGCTTCACCTGATCGACCAGGAGACCTTCTTGCGCGTCATGTACCCCGACCCGAGATACACCGAAACCGAGCTTTCGATCTTTGGCAACAGTCCCCTCTATTCCAATGACGAGAATACGGGATGGTACAAGAAGGGCGGCGACCCTGAAAGAGCCAAACAGCTCTTCCAGGAAGGCGGATATGCCGGCGAGAAAATCGTCATCCTCCAACCCACGGACTGGCCCGAGGCCAGCAATGCATCGCAGCTTCTGGCGGACATGCTGCGCAAGATCGGGTGCAACGCCGAACTTGCGCCGATGTCCTATAGTGAGCTTACCAAGCGTCGGGCGAACAAGGGCTCAATCGAGGATGGCGGCTGGAACATCTTCATCTCTGATTACTCTGGAGCCAGCCCGATCAGCAATCCCTTCTTGCTCGCAAATGGGGAACAAGCGTGGTGGGGCTGGCCGAAGGACGACGACTACGAGGCGCTCCGGGCCAAATGGATAGAGGTCGAAACACTCGAGGAGCGCCAGGCACTCGCCCGAGAAATGCAAAAAGTATGGTGGGACTTCGTCGGCGGCGTCCTGCTGGGGCGCGCTATCCGGCCAACTGCCCACCGCAAGGCGCTTACCGGCCTCATCGAGATCCCCATAGGCAGCGCTTTTGCGATGTGGGACATGCAGAAAGCTTCCGCCTAA
- a CDS encoding aspartate aminotransferase family protein: MLQSAETRSKLDDAVAHEQRIYESSNPTSRRKFEAAKEVLPGGNTRGSLYFDPFPLFFSSARSSKVTDADGHEYSDFGNDLTAALFGHSNEAIVAALQAGLDNGVSYGGTHDHEVAFAREICRRFQSIERVRFLTSGTEANVAAIQLAKAETGRCLVLGFFGGYHGNVLNWLEPESEMNVDRADVRLARYNHIETVEQIVREEGEDIAAILVEPIMGSAGGFVADTAFLRRLRSICDEIGALLIFDEVQTARFAVGGYQSIVDISPNLTILGKFFGGGLNFGALGGAARHMDRLGPTHVRALSHGGTFSNNVLTMIAGYAALKEVLLEENVDRLNTRSNELRSALLRQANSRRVPLQLGSFGSLISTHFQADMPRGPEDVQTPPIFRKLFQLFMINNGIFITRRGQLTLSMANTEDEYLALENAFGVFLDRYGELTGAFG; encoded by the coding sequence ATGCTGCAGTCCGCAGAAACTCGGTCTAAGTTGGACGACGCCGTTGCGCATGAGCAGCGGATCTATGAAAGCTCGAATCCGACGAGCAGACGGAAGTTTGAAGCAGCCAAAGAGGTCCTGCCTGGCGGCAACACTCGGGGCTCGCTGTATTTCGATCCGTTCCCGCTTTTCTTCAGCTCTGCGCGATCCAGCAAGGTGACAGATGCAGACGGCCACGAATATTCAGATTTCGGAAATGACCTAACCGCCGCCCTCTTCGGCCATTCGAATGAAGCGATCGTGGCAGCGCTCCAAGCGGGGCTGGACAACGGAGTGAGTTACGGGGGCACACACGATCACGAGGTGGCGTTTGCCCGCGAGATCTGCCGTCGCTTTCAGTCTATCGAAAGAGTCCGATTCCTGACGTCTGGCACGGAAGCAAATGTTGCCGCGATACAACTTGCCAAGGCCGAAACAGGACGGTGCTTGGTACTGGGCTTCTTCGGCGGCTATCACGGTAACGTCTTAAACTGGCTGGAGCCCGAAAGTGAGATGAACGTGGATCGCGCGGATGTCCGCCTCGCGCGATACAATCACATCGAAACCGTCGAGCAGATCGTCCGGGAAGAGGGCGAAGACATCGCGGCCATTCTGGTCGAGCCGATCATGGGCAGCGCTGGCGGCTTCGTGGCCGACACGGCTTTCCTGCGCCGACTTCGCTCAATATGCGATGAGATCGGTGCGTTGCTGATATTTGACGAGGTGCAAACCGCCAGGTTTGCCGTCGGTGGTTACCAATCGATAGTCGATATCTCTCCGAACCTGACCATACTCGGCAAGTTCTTCGGCGGGGGGCTCAACTTCGGGGCTTTGGGTGGGGCTGCTAGGCATATGGACAGACTTGGCCCCACTCATGTGAGAGCGCTCTCGCATGGCGGCACTTTTAGCAACAACGTTCTGACCATGATCGCGGGATATGCTGCGCTAAAAGAGGTCCTCCTTGAGGAAAACGTCGATCGGCTGAATACCCGCTCCAACGAACTGCGCTCCGCTTTACTACGTCAAGCGAACAGCCGACGAGTGCCCCTGCAATTAGGCAGTTTTGGCTCCCTCATCTCGACGCATTTCCAAGCGGACATGCCGCGGGGCCCTGAGGATGTTCAGACCCCGCCGATCTTTCGAAAGCTGTTCCAGCTTTTTATGATCAACAACGGCATCTTCATCACCAGGCGCGGCCAGCTCACCCTGTCAATGGCCAATACCGAAGACGAGTACTTGGCGCTGGAGAATGCTTTTGGCGTCTTCCTGGACCGATATGGCGAGCTGACCGGTGCCTTTGGTTGA
- a CDS encoding penicillin acylase family protein: MTDTPANETIRLAGLEAEAEIRIDHWGIAHIRAASEQDLFLVQGFNAARDRLWQLDLWRKRGLGLLAGDFGPGYLAQDHAARQFLYRGDLGPEWTAYAPDTEAICTAFTAGINAYVVLCEAEPGRLPPEFAVFGTRPARWQPSDVVRIRTHALIGNGLSEILRANIMALADAETDLLRCEINPPVQPKAAAGISLADIPLAATRLYKLATAPVTFDKARLAATLDDIWKWTEVTDLGDVVQAKMEEGSNNWAVHGSRTESGRPILASDPHRRHAVPSLRYLVHLEAPGLNVIGAGEPTAPGVSLGHNEKIAFGLTIFGADQEDIYVYETKGGDPDSYRYGDLWEKIARIEEAFPVKGFADQTLTLSFTRHGPILYENSEKRLVIAIRSVWLSPGAAAYLGSLSYMRSNSVMGFSETLSHWGTPPVNHVSADLEGNIGWFTAGFTPVRRNWEGLLPVPGHGSHEWDGFLPADQLPRKYNPAEGFVASANEMNLPADSDPKAPSIGHEWTEGSRARRIRSVLTSDPKHTLKTSMALQTDVYSRPAVAICGVLEKVAGRQPLDDVQQKALDLLRNWHHRLDATSAPAALFEVWWMKHLRPALLARFAPNPTVRQLLLPGDVDRMLSLLAEPGLRWDEAERDDMLLSTLSAGFADCGARLGADPFAWQWGNLHRALFEHATSRIRPENVTEWNVGPLPLGGSRSTPMLAGYRMSDFGVNVGASVRLVMDVGDWDNSICINAPGQSGDPRSVHYGDLAEMWSKGEYVPLVYSKKRVEAETVRRIALLPD, translated from the coding sequence ATGACCGATACGCCTGCGAACGAAACCATCCGGCTGGCCGGCCTCGAGGCCGAGGCCGAGATCCGCATCGACCACTGGGGCATTGCGCATATCAGGGCGGCAAGCGAACAGGACCTGTTCTTGGTGCAGGGGTTCAACGCCGCCCGTGACCGGCTCTGGCAGCTCGATCTGTGGCGCAAGCGTGGCCTCGGCCTCCTCGCCGGAGATTTCGGCCCCGGCTACCTGGCCCAAGACCATGCCGCCCGGCAATTCCTCTACCGCGGCGACCTGGGTCCGGAATGGACAGCCTACGCGCCGGATACTGAAGCGATTTGCACTGCATTCACCGCCGGCATCAATGCCTATGTCGTGCTCTGCGAAGCGGAGCCCGGTCGCCTGCCGCCGGAGTTCGCCGTCTTCGGCACCAGGCCGGCCCGGTGGCAGCCTTCCGATGTTGTCCGCATCCGCACGCACGCGCTGATCGGTAACGGGCTGTCGGAGATCCTGCGCGCCAACATCATGGCGCTGGCTGATGCAGAGACGGACCTGCTGCGCTGCGAGATCAACCCGCCGGTCCAACCGAAGGCGGCCGCAGGCATTTCGCTGGCCGACATTCCGCTTGCCGCAACGCGCCTCTACAAGCTCGCGACCGCGCCGGTCACCTTCGACAAGGCTCGCCTTGCCGCAACCTTGGACGATATCTGGAAGTGGACCGAGGTGACCGATCTCGGCGACGTCGTCCAGGCAAAGATGGAGGAGGGCTCCAACAACTGGGCCGTCCATGGCTCCCGAACCGAAAGCGGCCGGCCGATCCTGGCGAGCGATCCCCACCGGAGGCATGCCGTGCCATCGCTACGTTACCTCGTGCACTTGGAAGCTCCGGGCCTGAATGTAATAGGCGCGGGCGAGCCGACCGCGCCGGGCGTCTCCCTCGGCCACAATGAGAAGATCGCCTTCGGTCTCACGATCTTCGGGGCAGACCAGGAGGACATATACGTCTACGAGACGAAGGGCGGCGATCCGGATTCCTACCGCTATGGCGATCTGTGGGAGAAGATTGCCCGCATCGAAGAGGCCTTTCCGGTCAAGGGCTTTGCCGACCAGACGCTGACGCTCTCCTTCACCCGACACGGTCCGATCCTCTACGAGAATTCAGAGAAGCGGCTGGTGATCGCGATACGCTCCGTCTGGCTGTCGCCGGGCGCGGCCGCCTATCTCGGCAGTCTGTCCTACATGCGCAGCAACTCGGTAATGGGGTTTTCCGAAACGCTTTCCCATTGGGGCACGCCTCCGGTCAACCATGTCAGCGCCGATCTGGAGGGCAATATCGGCTGGTTCACGGCCGGTTTCACGCCTGTCCGCCGCAACTGGGAAGGCCTCTTGCCCGTGCCCGGCCACGGCAGCCATGAATGGGACGGTTTCCTGCCGGCCGATCAGCTTCCGCGCAAATACAATCCGGCCGAAGGTTTCGTGGCTTCCGCAAACGAGATGAACCTACCAGCAGACAGCGATCCGAAAGCCCCGTCGATTGGCCATGAATGGACGGAAGGGAGCCGCGCCCGGCGCATCAGGTCTGTCCTCACCAGCGATCCCAAACACACGCTAAAAACGTCAATGGCGTTGCAGACGGACGTATACTCCCGGCCGGCTGTCGCCATCTGCGGCGTGCTTGAAAAAGTTGCGGGCCGGCAACCTTTGGACGATGTCCAGCAAAAGGCACTGGATCTGCTCAGGAATTGGCACCACCGGCTTGACGCCACGAGTGCCCCGGCGGCGCTATTCGAAGTCTGGTGGATGAAGCACCTCCGCCCGGCGCTTCTCGCAAGGTTCGCCCCGAATCCGACGGTGCGGCAGTTGCTGCTACCGGGCGATGTCGACCGGATGCTCTCCCTTCTGGCCGAGCCCGGGCTCCGATGGGACGAGGCCGAACGCGACGACATGCTGCTTTCGACGCTTTCAGCTGGTTTTGCCGATTGTGGCGCGCGGCTCGGCGCGGATCCGTTCGCCTGGCAATGGGGCAATCTGCACCGGGCGCTTTTCGAGCATGCCACCAGCCGCATCAGGCCGGAGAATGTCACGGAGTGGAATGTCGGTCCGCTCCCACTCGGCGGCAGCCGATCGACGCCCATGCTCGCCGGCTACCGGATGAGCGATTTCGGCGTCAACGTAGGGGCGTCCGTCCGACTCGTCATGGATGTCGGCGACTGGGACAACAGCATCTGCATCAACGCGCCCGGCCAGTCCGGCGACCCGCGCTCGGTCCATTACGGCGATCTCGCCGAAATGTGGTCTAAAGGAGAATACGTGCCGCTCGTCTACAGCAAAAAGCGCGTTGAGGCGGAGACTGTCCGCCGCATCGCCCTCCTGCCGGATTGA
- a CDS encoding amidase, translated as MTSFTNPSSMQAGVSDDPVALLQYRRGGDSRPAYLRELVLYDARRLSGVVKRREVSCVEVMETFLDHIEEHNHSVNAIVELRGRSELLAEAAQRDQQLQRGEYLGWMHGFPHAAKASAKGLRETWGSPIYKNQIATTDDLLVKRIKDAGAIVIGKTNMPEFGLGSQTYNLLYGATATPYDTNRTAGGSSGGAASALALRMVPVADGGDHMGSLRNPAAFCNVVGFRPSWGRIPSPGFVARGSVSGPMGRCVADVAMLLATMAGPDPSAPLAIDEDPEVFTQTLDRDFRGTRIAYVDDWDGYLATEPGILDLIESSFGAFERLGCTVKRALPQYDPAEIWQLFLVWRWWSMTKYASLLDDPEKRKLMKPELIWEIEHGLKLSARDVTEAAEARVAWYQAVTAMFYQYDYVLAPSTQVFPFDKLIHWPSSIAGREMDTYHRWMETVAPWSMTGHPVAAMPVGFDGRGLPTGVQIIGRHRGDRAVLQLAHAFEKQTRWVERVPPPALRQN; from the coding sequence ATGACCAGCTTCACGAACCCCTCAAGCATGCAGGCGGGCGTGTCGGACGACCCCGTAGCACTCCTCCAGTACCGGCGGGGCGGAGATTCACGGCCTGCGTACCTTCGCGAGCTCGTGTTGTATGACGCGCGGCGTCTGTCGGGGGTCGTCAAGAGACGGGAGGTCTCGTGCGTCGAGGTAATGGAGACATTCCTGGATCACATCGAGGAACACAACCATAGCGTCAACGCGATTGTCGAGCTACGGGGACGATCTGAGCTGTTGGCCGAGGCGGCTCAACGTGACCAGCAATTGCAGCGCGGGGAGTACCTCGGCTGGATGCATGGCTTCCCGCATGCGGCGAAGGCCTCCGCAAAGGGCCTAAGGGAGACTTGGGGCTCACCGATCTACAAGAACCAGATCGCCACTACCGACGATCTGTTAGTCAAGCGGATCAAAGACGCTGGGGCGATCGTCATCGGCAAGACCAACATGCCGGAGTTCGGGCTCGGGTCGCAGACTTATAACCTCTTATACGGCGCGACCGCGACACCCTACGACACCAACCGGACTGCAGGCGGCAGCAGTGGTGGTGCCGCCTCGGCTCTGGCGTTGCGCATGGTTCCGGTGGCCGATGGCGGCGACCACATGGGCTCGCTGCGCAACCCAGCGGCGTTCTGCAACGTGGTCGGGTTCCGACCCTCATGGGGCCGGATACCGAGCCCCGGCTTTGTCGCTCGGGGCAGTGTGAGCGGCCCGATGGGGCGCTGTGTGGCAGACGTGGCGATGCTGCTCGCGACGATGGCCGGGCCCGACCCGAGCGCCCCCCTGGCGATCGACGAAGACCCGGAAGTCTTCACCCAGACACTTGACCGCGACTTTCGGGGCACCCGGATCGCCTACGTCGACGACTGGGACGGCTATCTCGCCACCGAGCCGGGCATACTCGACCTGATCGAGTCCTCGTTCGGCGCATTCGAGCGGTTGGGCTGCACCGTAAAGCGGGCACTGCCGCAATATGACCCCGCCGAGATCTGGCAGCTGTTCCTGGTATGGCGGTGGTGGAGCATGACTAAGTACGCGTCGCTCTTAGACGACCCGGAAAAGCGCAAGCTGATGAAGCCCGAACTGATCTGGGAGATCGAGCACGGCCTGAAACTCTCCGCCCGAGATGTCACCGAGGCTGCCGAGGCACGGGTCGCCTGGTACCAGGCGGTGACCGCGATGTTCTATCAGTACGACTACGTGCTCGCTCCGAGCACGCAAGTGTTCCCATTCGATAAGCTCATCCACTGGCCGTCATCGATCGCCGGCCGCGAGATGGACACCTACCACCGCTGGATGGAGACCGTCGCACCCTGGTCGATGACCGGGCACCCAGTCGCCGCGATGCCGGTCGGTTTCGACGGCCGCGGGCTCCCGACGGGCGTGCAGATCATCGGCCGGCATCGCGGTGACCGGGCAGTCCTACAGCTGGCGCACGCCTTCGAAAAGCAAACGCGCTGGGTTGAGCGAGTCCCTCCGCCCGCGTTGCGCCAGAACTGA